The bacterium genome includes the window GTAAGATTGTTTTCTCAAGTTCTTTTTTAGTTTTGAAACTTATCTTTTGGTTAGCTATTTTATCCTCTTTTTATCAAGCCCACCATCTTCGCCTAACGTTCCCAGCATAAAAGAAGTTTTTGTGAAACAAAAATTTGAGTGCGTGCTGTAAGACATGGATCTTTTATGCTATGTTATATGAAGTGGTTTGTAATTCAATCTTTTTATATCTATTTTTTAACTTTTTGGCTTTCTCATCAAATAACTCCTTAATATTATCATCCATTGTCAGATAGATAACCTGCCACCCAGCCTTTGCAAGGTCAACAAGGGATTCAACTAAGATAGGCCTTCTCTCATAGTCTGAATGCTGAAAAGCATCATCAAGAATGAGAAATGCATGGTCTTCTCCCATAACTATCTTTGCAAAACCCATCCTCAAAGCAAGGATAACCTGTTCCTTTGCACCAGTGCTCAGATCTTTTAGTGGAAAAGTTTCGTAATCACTGCTAACCAGGAGATTGCCGTCATCATCAAACGATAGCTTGTTATACCGTTTCGTGAGGGTTAAAAGAAGTTTTTTTACTTCTTCTGAATTCATTACTTCAACAATTTTTTCATTTTCTTCTCTGAGAAGCTCTTCAATGGTCTCACTAACCAGCTTGCCTGCTATTATATTTGACTCAACTTCATTCAATTCTCTGACAATTTCTTCTTTTTTCAAATATAGTTTTTCTATCAATAAATTCCAATCTGAACTGATATCTGAATCTGTAAAAGAACAAATTTCGGATTTCAAGTTTAAAAGTTTTTCTCCCTCATTTTCACGGGTTTTCTTAAGTTCATTAATTCTATTCTCAATTTCTTTTATCTTCCCAGGAGAAAATTCAACCCCGGGGTTCTGTCTTTCATATTCTCCTTCCGAAACTCCAAGTCCTCTGAGTTCACCTTCCTTTTCTTTCATATTTTTAAGGGTATCATTTCTTTTTTTCTCAATCTCCTGTATTTTTCTTTTCCACTCATGTTGATTCACTTCCTCACCGATAATCTCAGAGAACGCTTGTTTAATCTCTTTTTCCAAATCTTTCAGTTCATCATTAAATTTTTGGAATTCATTGGATTTTTCTTCCTCTTGCCGTTTTAGTTCCCTCAGTCTCTCGACTTCTTTACTTATTCTCTCAAATTCAGATTTTTCAAATTTAATTCCTGGATTTTCTTTCACAAAATCCGTTTCATCTACATCTAACTTGTTGAATTCTTTTTTTAAGTCTTCAATATTCTTTGATATATCATCCTTTTTATTTTTTAGTTCAGAAAGCATATCAAGCCAGTTTTGTTCGTTAATATCAGTGCCTAATAATTTTTTGAACTTATCCTGTATTGAAACTTTGAGGTTTTGAATATTTTCCTGAATCCGTGATATTTCGTCTTTAAGATATACTATTTTGTTATAATCAGTAGTTTGTTCATTCAAAATAGACACTATATCCGCGACATTGTTGAGTTCAAACCCGAAATACTTTTTAAATTCATCACTTATGCTTTTAACTTCTTCCTTCTGTTTTATTCCTGCAAGATATTTTTTAATCCCAATCTTATACCAGAGTATAGAAATACTTGTCAGTAACATAAATATAGTGCCAGGTATTCTCTGCCCCAATAAAAACAGAACAGTAGCTATCATAAGGGACAATAGAGAAAGGTAAGGGAGTGCCTCAATAAATTTTGTGAATCTGACAGGTGTTGATAGATATTTTAAATAATATTCCTTTGCTTCCTTAAGCCACTCATAATGCTTTGTCTTTTCCTGTAATTCGCTCAACCCGGATATCTTCCGTTGTAGCTCATTATTTTTCTCGTTGTATCGTGAGATATCCCCCTCAAGACCAGATAATTCATCTTCAGGAATCTTTTCAAGTTCTCTTTCTTTTTGTTTGATCTCATTCGCAAGAGAATATGCTAGGTATCTCTTTGCCTTCAGAATTTTTTCCAGTTTTCTTTCTAAACTTTGCAAATTCTCGGTTTCTTTCTTTATCTTATCGAGTTCGTTACTCATGGATTTGCGGCGCTCCTCTCTCTTATTGAATTCTTCAATGAAGTTTTTTAATTCTGAAATCTTTTCATCATGAGGCAGTTTTTCTATTTTCTCCTTCAGTTTATTGATTTCTTCGGACAGCAGATATGCCTTGTATCTTTTTGCTTTTAACAAATTTTCTTTCTTTTCTTCTAATTCTTTTATCTCTATTTCTATCTTTTTTATTTCTCCAGCCTCGTATTGTTTGGTTACATCCTCAATAATCCTATTTACTTTTTCGAGCCTTTCTTTAATTTCATAGTATCTCTTTCCTTCACCCATCTTATTAATTGATATTCTTTCCTCTATTTCTGCGTTTTGAATAGTGGCGGAGATATTACTTTTTATTGAATTCAAGATTCTTTTCCCAGAGAGAATATCATTTATGAGATTTTTGTCGACACCTGATTCATTTTTAACTATTTCAAATTCACCACCTTTAACGACAAGTAGCCTACAGAGAGACGGTGGTAATCCCCTGGGGTCTTTTTCAAAATAATCTTCTAATTTCTGTTCTTTCTTCGATCGTGATGATAGTGAAAATTCAACCTCTCTGCCGCCAAGTCCTTCGAGGATTACCTTTCCCCTACTACTTTCAATATTTCTAAGGTAACCCCAGTTGGAAGTATTTGTGAAAAGACACTTTATCAAAAATTCAACAAGAAATGATTTCCCTTGTTCGTTTTTGCCATAAATAACATTCAGGCTGGCTAAATCTTCATCAAATTCTTTTATTGGCCCACAATTTTTCACTGAAATCTTTTTTATTCTCATTTGTTCTCACTTCTAAATATAAGTTCCATGACTTTTTTCATAATATCGTCCGTAGAAGAAACACATTCTCTTTTATCAATACTTTTTACAATATTTTCTATTTTAATTTTTACTTTGTTAAGTAATAATATCCTTTCCCTATCCGTTTCTTTAAGGATTTTAAGTTCAGAAGTATCGGGTCCCGAACTATCATAGAATTCAATTCCTTTATCACGAACAATTTGCACAAGATTCTGAGTGATAACATTTTTGTCTTTGGTGTAGCCTTTCAAGAACAGCCTTAGCTTCACCTTTTTTAGTTCATCTTCGCTTAACTGCCATTTTTGTATAATTTCGTAAAATCTATCTTTCAAATAACTGATTTCATCATCCATAGGATACATTAGTATTGTTTCATTAAAATAGATAACGTCCGTCTCAACTGTCTCATATTCAAGAACCAGCGATTGTGTATCATATATCAAGAATCTTCTTTTACCTGTTTCATTAATATCCAGTCCACATGGAGAACCTGGATAAACGACTTTACCGAATTCTGAATGTTTGTGGATGTGTCCAAGTATTACCTTTGCAGGATTATAATTGTTTACCGTCATAGCCGTAAGAGGCATATAAAAGCCAGGTTCATAGGGATTTAGTTCCTTATTTATTGTGATATAATCTCCATGCCCTATTAATATCCATCTTTCTGGGAAAGTGTTACGATGAGAAAACTCAACAATTACTTCATCCATAGACTTTTCAGGATTATATGGAAGAAAAAGAATTGGAAGTCCATCTATTTCTTTTATCTGTGGTTCAGTAATTACTTTGATATTTGTCGCAGCAAAAAACCTGTTTTCAATCTTGTAGTCATGGTTACCAGGTATAATACTAACACTAACATTAGGATATTTCTTACATAGTTCATCAAAGTCTGAATAGTTGTTATAATCCTTATCAAATAAATCACCAGCGATAATTAATTCAGAAATACCTTTATGTGTTATCTTCGAAAAGATATTTTCAAGAGCATTATATCTTTCTGGTGACTCTGAACAGTTCTTCAGGTGTACATCAGAAGTTATTGCTATTTTCATTTTGCCTCACATTATTTTAGTCATTTCATATAACGGCCGCGGACATACGAAGTGCGAGGCAAAGCCGAGCATTTGGGTGAGGGCGTAAGCCCGAACCGTATGTCCGCTGTTATATGACCGAGCCAAAGGCGAGGCAAGGAAACCGAAGGTTTCCGTAGAGTGCCCAAGCCCGCTTCGTTTATTTTCTATTTTTTTTCTTTCTCTCATGTGCATCAACTACCGCCTGCATAAACTCAACTGTTTCATCAACTGAGTGATCCGCCATTGCGACATTACACCAGCGGTGACCGTATCTTACCAATCTAGGTGTATGTAATATTTTGCTTTCTTTCAGTGGGAATGTATGAAACAATTGCAAACTTTCTGCTTCGCCTTCTTCCCTTTTTGACTTTCTCCATGGTGGTTGGAAAACTTCTTCCCTCTCCGGTAAAGATAAATTCGCAGGAGGTTTATTTAATGGTGCACGACATAAAGGACATAAAATTATCTCTTGTATCTCATTTTGGTTTGGATATTCTCGAGTAGGATTGTAATTGGAATTTAGAAAGATTTCTTTGACCAAGTTATAGGCATTTACCGGATTTACACCATAAAAATTGCTGACAACAGCAATACCGAGTATAGCAAAAGTTTCTACCGAATATTCTAATGTTGAATATTCCATTGCAGGTATTACACAAGAATTATTAGTCCAGTCATCATCAGTCCATTGAAGTAGATCATCTTTAATAGCATACCACTTATCATATGGAACACAATACACCTCTTCTAACTTGTGAACATCTTTTGGATACCAAAGCTCGCCATTTATGACAAATACTAATGATTTGTTATCAATACTAACATACTCAACTTCCTTTGCATACTCAGGGATTTCATTTGCTACAATAAGAGGGTGCCATCTCAAATTTCTGTTTGAGTAAGGGGCTTTATCTGTTCGACCTCTTGTACAAAGAGCATCCCGCTGGAGTTTGGCACCTGCCATACCTAAACCTGCATCCCTGCTTAAATGAATTCTTCCATAATTTTTTACAAAGTCCTTCCTACTTTCTGTGTTTGTTATTAAATCAGCTAGACCATCACTGATCTTTCTACATATTTCTAAGGCGGCCTTATCTTTTTCCGTCAATTCCGTAGCTGAAATAGTCCGACCTTTAGCCATTCTTATTCCCTCCCTCCTGTTTTTATCAGTTTTTCCATTTTTATCCGTGCTTCTACTTTCATTTTAATAATTTCTGATACTTCGCTTATTATTTCTTCCACAGTACTTTTATCTGTAGGAATTGGGATTACAACTTCATACAACCTTTCTCCAATAGTAGAGATCGTAGCTTGAACAAAAGTTTTTTCTTCTATTTGTTTTTGCACAATATCAGTATTCAATAGATAGAGTAGCAAGTAAGGATGCAGTTTGTCAGGTTTTAAACATCTAATTCTTCTTATATGACTTTGAATTACCAATTTTTTATCAAGCGAAGTAACTATTGCCGTCCTTCCTATTAGAAATGTACCATCAGTAACCAATAAAATATCATTTTCTCTTATATCCTGTCTTTTTTTATATTTTTCGTAAACTTCTTCTGGAACACATTTTATAGGGTCTATTTTTATTTCCCAATTAACAATATCAGACGTTCTTACAAAGGGGATGTTGCCATTTCCATAATATTTTGAACCTACCTCATGACCTCTTTTTACAGAAATCCATTTTTGTTCTACCAATTCTTTAATTGTTGTAAGTTTATATTTTCCTGTTCTCTCCATTTTGTTAAGAATTTGCGTAGTTTCAGGATTATAATAATTTGGAATGAAAATAAAATTTCTTACATCGGATAATTTTAGAGTAAATCCAAGATGACTCAGATGGAGGACGTTTTTTATAAATTCCTTATACATAGATGAAACTAATGGTAGGTCGTCGTCTATTATTTTATTTCCTTCATTATCAAGAACATAATTGCCCTTCATATCCATTTTAAATACTACTTTACCATTTTTATCATGCCCGACTTTGTTTGCAATAGCCATGAAGATATCATAGTCTTTCTTAATATTTTGTGTCTTTTCTAAAAACAGGACACTCGTTTTCGTATGAGTACTTGGAAGAAAGGTTTCAGGGGGTAAGCTAACTATTGCTAATATCTTAGCATTCTTTAAGATAAATTCCCAGACATACCTATAACTAGGATTTCCAAAAACCCCATCAGGAAGAACAATTGCCATTCTACCATTTGGTTTAAGAAGTTGGAGACACCTTTCTATAAACAGGATCTGTGGGACTTGGTTAGAAACAAAATTGCTGATTTTCCAATTGTTAGATTTATCTTTTATCCATTTATGCCCTAATTTATAGTTCTTTAAGATATTTTTATCTTCAATAAATATTTTTGCTCCAAATGGTGGATTCGTAAGCACAATATCAAAACTTTCATCTTTAATTTTTTCCTTCATATTTTCTGGCCAAGATTCTGGATAAAGTGAATCAGCACAAAATATATTTGCATGACCATTTCCAACAATACTCATGTATGCTTTACATATCTTAACTAAATCTATCTCTTTGTCTATCCCGTACACATTACAAACATGTCCCCTTTCCTTTAGATGTGATAAAACTTCAACTAAAAAACCACCAGAACCACATGCAGGATCTATGACTTTTTCATCTGGTTTAGGATTCAATATATCAACGCACATTTTGACCACGTTTCTCGGAGTAAAAAACTGCCCCTTTTCTCCTCGCAATCCAGGACCCCAAAAAGCTTGGAATGCTTCACTTATTACATCTCTTTCACTTTCGACAAGAACATATCCTTGAAGTTTTTGTGCTACATATTTAATCGATTTATCATCAAGAAGTATCTTTTCTTCTCTATCAAAGACATCAGGATAGCTATCCTTTACTTTTTCAAATAATTTTTTGATCCTATTACTAACTTCTTTTTCGTTTTCATCTGCTCTTATTATGAATTCTTTGTCATTTTTGTTATGTGTTTCGTCATATATCTTACAAAAAAGAATTCTAATCATTTCTGCGCCAAGCCTTTCTGCTCTTGGAATGTTGCTGTTACTATAAAGATAATAATAAATTTGCTTGAACACCTCAGGGAGACCCAAAGGTAATAATGTTGGAGTAAACAAGTCCAAAGGTTTTACTACTAAATAACTTTTTCTAGCCATTTTTATACCTCTTGCTTTCTTATAGCAGGCTTGGGCATTTCATATAACTCGTTCATAGACGACAGGGTCGCTTTTAATTCCAATTTGGCGGTATAGGCGACTGTGTCATCTATCCATCCCTTTAGGTTACTCATTCTGCAACTCCTTGCAAGATTTGGTCTGAAAGTATGAATGGCTACATCTTTTTTAATCCCAGCCCGTTTATAAACTATTTCAAATATCCTTCGAGCAGTTCTTATTGGATGCCATTTCAGTCCGCTGATGGTCTTAATTTTCTCAACAAATACAGGATTATAGGGAAAGGTAACTTTTATCATACCTTCATCTGCTTTAAGAATTTTTATCATCTGATTCATATCTGATTCATATTTTAATTATACTTAATTTTTCTCTGCTCTGTCAATAATTTGTACAAGTTGAGTATATAGGTAACACTTTATATCCTTTCATTTGAGACAAAAAATCCATTGGAATTGAATAGCCCAGTGTGTGGTGTGGACGGTTAAAATTATACTCTATCAACCAGTCAGTTAAAAATCTATTAAAATTATCTACATCCTCAATATAATTACCCATCTGTAAAAACTCCTCTTCCAGTGTCCTGTTATATCTCTCTATTTCAGGATTATCTTCAGGCGTCCTCACCCTTGAGAAGTAATGTTCTAGATTAAGATTTTTACATGCCTGATGAAAATACCTTGAAAATTCACTCCCATTATCCATCTGTAGATATTTAAAGTTTATACTGCTTCCCATTAAGGAAAGGGTAGAAATAAGGTAGAATAAAGGCATCCGAAAGGGGCGAAAACGAAACAAACTTAAGCACACATCTCCCAAGAAACTCTGCCACCCCTTTTTATATCCCTTCTATTTTATCTAAATCAGTCAACTTTTCCAGATATAAGGAGGTGTTACCTATTTTTCTCAACTTCTGTAGTTTTGTAAAAAGATGCTTAAAACCATTGATACGTAAAGAATTTAAAAACTTTAGAAAATTTGACAAATTTAAAAGTGATATTTACATTTCTTTTTAATATCCTAATGACGGAGGACAATGCTCGGAAGACATACAAAAAATTCTTTTTTTTATCCACTTTTTCAGTTTTCAATTCCTTTTCTATTGCTTTACTTGTCCAATATCCTTCAGATACTTCAATAACTGCTTTTTTACAATTCTTTTAACTTTATCCAGCCAACCATAAGTAATCTTTCCTATCTATCAACTTTCTTCACTTTTGAACTCATTTTGATTGTGGTATCTGCAATGTTGTTAAGATATTATTTGTTTCTTCTTCTAAACTTATTCAGATAAACAATTATAGCAAATATAAGAATTGTATAACCTATACCATGGAAAACTGCAAACCAATACCCGAAAGTTTCTGGTGGAGGTGATAATGTAATAGATAAAACAAGCATCAAGGCCCAACAAAAAATTAGCCATGGCTCGGTCCATGTAGGCGGGTCCTTCCAATATTCTTTTACTGGGTAAGGAGTTCCACAATGAGGACAAATTTCTGCATTACAAGCAACTCTTTTTTACATACTTTACATGGTGCTAAATAAATTTCTGATTTATCTTTTTCTGAAAATTTCTTTAAATCCTTAGAGTAATTTTAGTGGATATATTTTTCTAATCCCATTTTTCTTAAATCTGCTCCACAATTTGGACAATTCCCATTTTCGATATCTTCCACTTTAAGGTCTTGGCCACATTTTAAACAGAATAATTTTCTAAATTCCAATTGTTTTTAATACTCTATTTTTCCCTTAACAATCTAAATTTCTGTAATTTTTAGATGCAATCCAAAGGGCCCTATCAAGGGTTCGCAAATAAACGTCTAATTCTTTTGCCAATTTTCGACATACTTTTAAATATTTTATGTAATGGTCTGGTGTAAAACTTTTAGGACAGGGTTCATCTATATAACAAAGAAGGTAAAGCATATTCCAGGCCCTCCAATCTATTGGAGTAAATTTACAAGGGTCATATGCCATTAAAATCGCGCTTGCTACTGCAACACCTACTCCGTTTAATTTTTTCAATTTTTCTATCGCACTTCTAACTTTATCATCATTGTATTCATTGT containing:
- a CDS encoding N-6 DNA methylase, whose amino-acid sequence is MARKSYLVVKPLDLFTPTLLPLGLPEVFKQIYYYLYSNSNIPRAERLGAEMIRILFCKIYDETHNKNDKEFIIRADENEKEVSNRIKKLFEKVKDSYPDVFDREEKILLDDKSIKYVAQKLQGYVLVESERDVISEAFQAFWGPGLRGEKGQFFTPRNVVKMCVDILNPKPDEKVIDPACGSGGFLVEVLSHLKERGHVCNVYGIDKEIDLVKICKAYMSIVGNGHANIFCADSLYPESWPENMKEKIKDESFDIVLTNPPFGAKIFIEDKNILKNYKLGHKWIKDKSNNWKISNFVSNQVPQILFIERCLQLLKPNGRMAIVLPDGVFGNPSYRYVWEFILKNAKILAIVSLPPETFLPSTHTKTSVLFLEKTQNIKKDYDIFMAIANKVGHDKNGKVVFKMDMKGNYVLDNEGNKIIDDDLPLVSSMYKEFIKNVLHLSHLGFTLKLSDVRNFIFIPNYYNPETTQILNKMERTGKYKLTTIKELVEQKWISVKRGHEVGSKYYGNGNIPFVRTSDIVNWEIKIDPIKCVPEEVYEKYKKRQDIRENDILLVTDGTFLIGRTAIVTSLDKKLVIQSHIRRIRCLKPDKLHPYLLLYLLNTDIVQKQIEEKTFVQATISTIGERLYEVVIPIPTDKSTVEEIISEVSEIIKMKVEARIKMEKLIKTGGRE
- a CDS encoding metallophosphoesterase family protein; this translates as MKIAITSDVHLKNCSESPERYNALENIFSKITHKGISELIIAGDLFDKDYNNYSDFDELCKKYPNVSVSIIPGNHDYKIENRFFAATNIKVITEPQIKEIDGLPILFLPYNPEKSMDEVIVEFSHRNTFPERWILIGHGDYITINKELNPYEPGFYMPLTAMTVNNYNPAKVILGHIHKHSEFGKVVYPGSPCGLDINETGKRRFLIYDTQSLVLEYETVETDVIYFNETILMYPMDDEISYLKDRFYEIIQKWQLSEDELKKVKLRLFLKGYTKDKNVITQNLVQIVRDKGIEFYDSSGPDTSELKILKETDRERILLLNKVKIKIENIVKSIDKRECVSSTDDIMKKVMELIFRSENK
- a CDS encoding integrase core domain-containing protein, translating into MGSSINFKYLQMDNGSEFSRYFHQACKNLNLEHYFSRVRTPEDNPEIERYNRTLEEEFLQMGNYIEDVDNFNRFLTDWLIEYNFNRPHHTLGYSIPMDFLSQMKGYKVLPIYSTCTNY
- a CDS encoding AAA family ATPase; this translates as MRIKKISVKNCGPIKEFDEDLASLNVIYGKNEQGKSFLVEFLIKCLFTNTSNWGYLRNIESSRGKVILEGLGGREVEFSLSSRSKKEQKLEDYFEKDPRGLPPSLCRLLVVKGGEFEIVKNESGVDKNLINDILSGKRILNSIKSNISATIQNAEIEERISINKMGEGKRYYEIKERLEKVNRIIEDVTKQYEAGEIKKIEIEIKELEEKKENLLKAKRYKAYLLSEEINKLKEKIEKLPHDEKISELKNFIEEFNKREERRKSMSNELDKIKKETENLQSLERKLEKILKAKRYLAYSLANEIKQKERELEKIPEDELSGLEGDISRYNEKNNELQRKISGLSELQEKTKHYEWLKEAKEYYLKYLSTPVRFTKFIEALPYLSLLSLMIATVLFLLGQRIPGTIFMLLTSISILWYKIGIKKYLAGIKQKEEVKSISDEFKKYFGFELNNVADIVSILNEQTTDYNKIVYLKDEISRIQENIQNLKVSIQDKFKKLLGTDINEQNWLDMLSELKNKKDDISKNIEDLKKEFNKLDVDETDFVKENPGIKFEKSEFERISKEVERLRELKRQEEEKSNEFQKFNDELKDLEKEIKQAFSEIIGEEVNQHEWKRKIQEIEKKRNDTLKNMKEKEGELRGLGVSEGEYERQNPGVEFSPGKIKEIENRINELKKTRENEGEKLLNLKSEICSFTDSDISSDWNLLIEKLYLKKEEIVRELNEVESNIIAGKLVSETIEELLREENEKIVEVMNSEEVKKLLLTLTKRYNKLSFDDDGNLLVSSDYETFPLKDLSTGAKEQVILALRMGFAKIVMGEDHAFLILDDAFQHSDYERRPILVESLVDLAKAGWQVIYLTMDDNIKELFDEKAKKLKNRYKKIELQTTSYNIA